Below is a genomic region from Echinicola rosea.
AGCCTGTTTTTATTCTTCGAGGATATGCAGGGACAGGGAAAACTTCCGTGATTGCAGCAGTGGTGAGGTCATTGCCCAAGCTGAACTATCGTTCGTTGCTTTTGGCGCCCACTGGGCGTGCTGCCAAGGTCATGTCTGCTTATTCCGGAAAAATGGGGTTTACCATCCATAAGATCATTTACCGTCCCAAGGAGCAGGAGGGGTTTGTGGGGTCGGCTTTTGACCTTCAAAAGAATTACTATAAAAATACGGTGTTTATCGTAGATGAAGCTTCTATGCTGGCAGATGATGCCTTGGGAGGGAGCAATCTGCTCAGGGACTTGCTACAATATGTTTTTCAGTATCCTACCAATAGGCTGATTTTGATAGGTGATACCGCGCAGCTGCCCCCTGTAAACAGCGAAAGTAGTCCTGCATTGGATGGTAATTACCTTATTCACCATTATGGACTGGATGTTTTGGAAGCTGAACTCACGGAGGTAATGCGGCAGCAACTGGATTCAGGAATCTTGTACAATGCTACCGAACTGAGGAAAGAGGTCGTCAAGAAGGAGCCGGTCATTTCATTTAAGATCAAAGGATTTCCAGATTTCTTTAAGATGACTGGCGAAAGGCTGGAAGATGGTCTGCGGTATGCTTACAATAAATATGGTGTGGAGAACACCATCATCATCACACGGTCCAATAAGACAGCTGTCCAGTATAACCAATACATTCGAAGGACCATTCATTTTTTCGAAGAGGAAATTTCTACCGGTGACATGCTGATGATCGTCAGGAACAACTATACCTATATGGCCGAATCCGACAAAGTGAGTTTTTTGGCTAACGGGGACTTTGTGGAGGTGGTCAAGATTCGTTCGTTTGAGGAAATGTACGGGCTGAGGTTTGCGACATTGGAGCTGCGGCTTATCGATTACCCTGAGGAGCCTTTTTTTGAAGCAAAGGTAATATTGGATACACTGTACACCGCTTCCACTTCCCTTAGTAATGATGCTTCTAGGGAATTGTACCGTCAGGTGACAGAAGATTATGCAGGGGTGGAAAACAGAAAGGAACGCCGGGAATACATCAAGAAAGACCCTTATCTCAATGCATTGCAAGTGAAATTCGCGTATGCGCTAACCTGCCATAAGAGCCAAGGTGGGCAGTGGAGTGCTGTCTTTGTGGATCAGGGCTATGTGACAGAAGACCAGTTGGATACTGCTTATATCCGATGGCTATACACGGCCCTTACAAGAGCTACTGCCGAAGTGTTTATGGTGAATTTCCATGCGAATTTCTTTGTGGGATGATAAAAATCATGATGTGAAAAAATCATATAAAAAGTCCATTAGCTTGATTATTCTACAAAAAATCGGAACATTTACGATGCAATGCGTTTAAGGACTAAATGGTTGAGCATTGAAGTATAGTATATTTGGAACGAATATTGAAGCGAATTTTCTATTAGTAATTAATAAAGACCAACTGAAATGAAAAAGTTAATTCTAATTTTTGCCATGGCTTTTACAGCATTTGCTGTTCAGGCACAGAGTGAATCCGAAAAGGCTACTGCTGAAAAGGAAGAAGTAAAAGGGCCTGTGATCACCTTCGACGAGACAGAAAAAGACTTTGGTGAAATCTCTCAAGGAACTAAGGTGGAGCACACCTTTAAATTTACCAACACTGGAACAGAAGTGCTGAAAATATCAAATGTGGCCGCTACTTGCGGATGTACTGTGCCAAAATGGCCAAAAGAACCCGTAGCTCCAGGCAAGACAGGTGAAATCAAGGTGAGTTTCAACTCTGCCGGTAAAATGGGCAAGCAACGTAGCGTTGTGAGAATTTACTCCAATGCCTCTGAGCCTATCGAAAAAGTAGCGTTGATCTCTAATGTGACCAAGTCAGGAAGATAAGGCAGGATCAAGATTTTAGATAATAGACTTAAGATGTTATATTAAACCTCCGGGAAGACGGCGCTTGGCCTATTTTCGGAGGTTTTTTTAGGCTGCTAAGGATGCTTTATTGATTGTGAGCCACAGGCTCAACTTTAGACATCCCTCAGTACATCTGAAGGGATAACCGAGAAATGTGCACCACATACTACATACCATATACATTGTACCTCTTACCTTGTACTAAATACTTCTTCGGGTAGCATCATTGGACAAAATCCCCCAAATTTTTTTTCCTTGACACTAGGTAAGTGGCGGGATTGTTTGATAAATTAAAAACTGGTCACTAAAAGAGCGTGTTGGTAAAGGCAATTTTCACCTTCATTTGGTAGTTTTTGATGACTTTGAAGATTTCAATAAGGGTTACCTTTTCGATTTTGGTAAGGCTGTCAATGCTGATGAAGTTTTCGGGTTCCATTTTGTCCAGCATGATCTGTTTGGCCTGTCGGTCCAGCCTAAGCCCCATCAGGTAATAATAGGCCTGCTTAAGTTCCAAGAGTTCCTCTTCCGTAACATGATTTGCCAGAGCCAGGGCATCCAGTCGTTCCCCAGTATTGGTCAGGAAAATCTTGTGCTTTAGCGCAAACACCCGCGTGATGTCCACAATAGGCGTCATGGCCTTTTTGATATCAAAGACTTTTTGCTCGCCTACGGTAAAAGTCCTGATGCCCTTGAAGAATGTCAATGGAGGCTCATACTGCAAGGCATTGGTGGCCATATTGAAGAAGAAGCGTTCCAGCGGTACATCCAGCTGCTTATCCATGTAGTCGTGCAGCTCATCCAGAATGCTGAAGTCACCATAAATCGGACGCTTATCAAAAAACGTGGAATACTTCATGACCGTTTCTTGTGTTGATTCCATCATCCAAGCATCATAATTACGCTTCCAATGGGATAGAGAATGGGTCCATTTGGGGTTTTTGGCCATAAAACCACCTTTGCAAAAGCTAAAGCCTATAGTATCCAGATGAGTAGAGATTTTGTCTGCAAAGTCCA
It encodes:
- a CDS encoding ATP-dependent DNA helicase, with product MDKGKQDIPKPAILIRQNFPHEPTQGQKVFFGLMDTFLDKDFDKKPVFILRGYAGTGKTSVIAAVVRSLPKLNYRSLLLAPTGRAAKVMSAYSGKMGFTIHKIIYRPKEQEGFVGSAFDLQKNYYKNTVFIVDEASMLADDALGGSNLLRDLLQYVFQYPTNRLILIGDTAQLPPVNSESSPALDGNYLIHHYGLDVLEAELTEVMRQQLDSGILYNATELRKEVVKKEPVISFKIKGFPDFFKMTGERLEDGLRYAYNKYGVENTIIITRSNKTAVQYNQYIRRTIHFFEEEISTGDMLMIVRNNYTYMAESDKVSFLANGDFVEVVKIRSFEEMYGLRFATLELRLIDYPEEPFFEAKVILDTLYTASTSLSNDASRELYRQVTEDYAGVENRKERREYIKKDPYLNALQVKFAYALTCHKSQGGQWSAVFVDQGYVTEDQLDTAYIRWLYTALTRATAEVFMVNFHANFFVG
- a CDS encoding DUF1573 domain-containing protein, with amino-acid sequence MKKLILIFAMAFTAFAVQAQSESEKATAEKEEVKGPVITFDETEKDFGEISQGTKVEHTFKFTNTGTEVLKISNVAATCGCTVPKWPKEPVAPGKTGEIKVSFNSAGKMGKQRSVVRIYSNASEPIEKVALISNVTKSGR